One genomic window of Campylobacter curvus includes the following:
- a CDS encoding 4'-phosphopantetheinyl transferase family protein produces MQDLKNMKNELALHLCLSENTRNFSKKALSKSDKRRVKKYQNLLNSSTFKISRSLKAGVKRRSKFCMSHKNGCAGILFGRGKFGLDIELLKPRDFEAVMQFCFSEGELKIYQSSKNKTLAFYQIYTAKEAILKAENLGFSELGSVDITKSAYTMKHFVVNDLFMVCIIFKGKKDIIKIFYE; encoded by the coding sequence TTGCAAGATTTAAAAAATATGAAAAATGAGCTCGCACTGCACCTTTGCCTATCTGAAAATACACGAAATTTCAGCAAAAAGGCGCTGTCTAAAAGCGATAAAAGGCGTGTCAAAAAGTATCAAAATCTTCTAAATTCCAGCACCTTTAAAATTTCTCGCAGCCTAAAAGCAGGTGTTAAACGGCGCTCTAAATTTTGTATGAGCCACAAAAACGGCTGCGCGGGCATACTTTTTGGCAGGGGTAAATTCGGCCTTGATATAGAGCTCTTAAAGCCGCGAGATTTTGAGGCTGTGATGCAGTTTTGTTTTAGCGAGGGCGAGTTAAAAATATATCAAAGCTCAAAAAATAAAACCCTCGCCTTTTATCAAATTTACACCGCAAAGGAGGCTATACTAAAGGCTGAAAATTTAGGCTTTAGCGAGCTTGGTTCGGTCGATATCACAAAAAGCGCATACACTATGAAGCACTTTGTCGTTAATGATTTGTTTATGGTCTGCATTATTTTTAAGGGCAAAAAAGATATAATCAAAATATTTTACGAGTAA
- a CDS encoding beta-ketoacyl-ACP synthase, giving the protein MRVFVTGMGMVSAFGKDWAQIKAKFELGKNAVKFMSEWDRYADLNTRLAAPIIGYEHPKEWDRKQLRSLGRVSMFSVEAAGLALKDAGLMEGEKIDGSVQDGRLGVACGSSTGSTESILAMARLLDSGENECNANTYIKMMPHTTAANIALFYSLKGRIIPTSSACTSGSHAIGYAYESIKSGKIDMMLAGGAEELCPSEAYVFDTLYATSVKNKTPEISPSPFDAGRDGLVLGEGAGVVLLESEESAMRRGAKIYAEVMGFGSNCDGTHVTRPQSATMKAAMQLALKDANLAPENIGYINAHATATKFGDIAESWATNELFGSKIAISSLKSYLGHTLGACGGLEAIFSIMMMREGRFFPTINLTRVDEECAPLFYLTEQTAINTDFVMSNNFAFGGVNTSLIFKKI; this is encoded by the coding sequence ATGCGTGTTTTTGTGACAGGGATGGGGATGGTGAGTGCCTTTGGCAAGGACTGGGCGCAGATAAAAGCGAAATTTGAGCTTGGCAAAAACGCTGTAAAATTTATGAGCGAGTGGGACAGGTACGCCGATCTAAACACCCGTCTAGCCGCGCCGATCATAGGCTACGAGCACCCAAAAGAGTGGGATAGAAAGCAGCTGCGAAGCCTCGGGCGCGTGTCGATGTTTAGCGTCGAAGCGGCGGGGCTAGCGCTAAAAGACGCCGGGCTGATGGAGGGCGAAAAGATAGATGGAAGCGTGCAAGACGGCAGGCTGGGCGTGGCGTGCGGCTCTAGCACGGGCAGCACGGAGTCGATCCTGGCGATGGCGAGACTGCTTGATAGCGGCGAAAACGAGTGCAACGCAAACACCTACATCAAGATGATGCCTCACACGACGGCGGCAAACATCGCGCTTTTTTACTCGTTAAAAGGGCGCATCATCCCGACCTCATCAGCCTGCACCAGCGGCTCGCACGCGATAGGATACGCCTACGAGAGCATAAAAAGCGGCAAGATCGATATGATGCTAGCAGGCGGAGCGGAGGAGCTTTGCCCGAGCGAAGCGTATGTATTTGACACGCTTTACGCAACGAGCGTGAAAAACAAAACGCCTGAAATTTCGCCATCTCCATTTGACGCAGGACGCGACGGGCTGGTGCTTGGCGAGGGGGCCGGGGTGGTGCTGCTTGAAAGCGAAGAAAGCGCGATGAGACGCGGGGCTAAAATTTATGCCGAGGTCATGGGCTTTGGCTCAAACTGCGACGGCACGCATGTCACCCGCCCGCAAAGTGCGACTATGAAAGCGGCGATGCAGCTCGCGCTAAAAGACGCAAATTTAGCCCCCGAAAATATCGGCTACATCAACGCTCACGCCACGGCTACAAAATTTGGCGACATCGCCGAGAGCTGGGCGACGAACGAGCTTTTTGGAAGCAAGATCGCCATCAGCTCGCTAAAAAGCTATCTGGGGCACACGCTTGGGGCGTGCGGCGGGCTGGAAGCGATATTTAGCATAATGATGATGCGTGAGGGGCGATTTTTCCCGACGATAAATTTGACCCGCGTCGACGAGGAGTGCGCGCCGCTTTTTTATCTGACCGAGCAAACCGCGATAAATACGGACTTTGTGATGAGTAACAACTTCGCGTTCGGCGGGGTGAATACATCGCTTATTTTTAAGAAAATTTAA
- a CDS encoding beta-ketoacyl synthase N-terminal-like domain-containing protein yields the protein MIYVSKPSIISSAGMSADENLANLQSGERFLSVCDGFNQSKNFIVGMVKGELPKFAPNTPEHFRTRTNALVLNALEQIDDAALKAVKKYGKSRVAVVIGTTTSGVEENYETFKQYAKNGVFDKSKFGISRSSLANPAEFISYHYGLNSPVFSVSTACTSGVKALIEAKRLINSRLCDAVICGGVDSLNTLTINGFDSLGILSQNPSVPFSKNRDGINIGEGAGLFVLSRDEISDVVVAGEHSNCDAFHVTQPDLNGQMQGLCMKKALDMASLSDVDYLNLHGTGTFANDKMEARIVNSLLKDTPASSIKPAIGHTLGAAGAIESAICALLCTKGESVLPPHIYDGVYDDELERIDLIKQGQKAVVNSAMSISFAFGGDNAAIVFRRLK from the coding sequence TTGATATACGTTAGCAAACCCTCGATAATCAGCTCAGCAGGCATGAGCGCGGATGAGAATTTGGCGAATTTACAAAGTGGTGAGAGATTTTTGAGCGTTTGCGATGGTTTTAATCAAAGCAAAAATTTCATCGTCGGCATGGTAAAGGGCGAGCTACCAAAATTCGCCCCAAATACCCCGGAGCACTTTCGCACGCGCACGAACGCCCTCGTGCTAAACGCCCTCGAACAGATAGATGACGCTGCACTAAAGGCTGTCAAAAAATACGGCAAAAGCCGCGTAGCGGTGGTCATCGGTACCACGACAAGCGGTGTAGAGGAAAACTATGAAACGTTCAAGCAATACGCAAAAAACGGAGTCTTTGATAAGAGCAAATTTGGCATAAGCAGAAGCTCTCTGGCCAATCCGGCCGAGTTCATATCGTATCATTACGGGCTAAATTCCCCTGTCTTTTCCGTCTCGACCGCCTGTACGTCGGGCGTGAAAGCCCTTATCGAGGCAAAAAGGCTCATAAACTCGCGTCTTTGCGATGCCGTGATATGTGGCGGCGTGGACAGCCTAAACACGCTCACGATAAACGGCTTTGATTCGCTTGGCATACTAAGCCAAAATCCCAGCGTCCCGTTTTCTAAAAATAGAGACGGCATCAATATCGGCGAGGGCGCGGGCCTTTTCGTGCTTAGCCGCGATGAAATTTCAGACGTCGTCGTGGCCGGCGAACACTCAAACTGTGATGCTTTCCATGTGACGCAGCCTGATTTAAATGGGCAAATGCAAGGTCTTTGCATGAAAAAAGCCCTTGATATGGCAAGCCTAAGCGACGTGGACTATCTGAATTTACACGGCACGGGCACGTTTGCAAACGATAAAATGGAGGCCAGGATCGTAAATTCGCTGCTAAAAGATACGCCTGCAAGCTCCATAAAGCCGGCCATAGGGCATACTTTAGGTGCAGCCGGAGCGATAGAGAGCGCGATATGTGCGCTACTTTGTACTAAGGGCGAGAGCGTGCTGCCGCCACACATCTATGACGGCGTTTATGACGATGAGCTAGAGAGGATAGATCTGATAAAACAGGGTCAAAAAGCGGTCGTAAATTCGGCGATGTCAATATCTTTTGCTTTTGGCGGAGACAACGCGGCGATAGTTTTTAGGAGGCTGAAATGA
- a CDS encoding bifunctional alpha/beta hydrolase/class I SAM-dependent methyltransferase, whose protein sequence is MEILEKEFETTDGVKLFYRYKPSLNGSKKAIVLFHRGHEHSGRMMFVADELGLDDFSYFAWDQRGHGRSPGERGDAPSIGRLIADVSEFIEHIKSEYAILEQDIAVIAQSVGAVIASAWIHDYAPKIRCAVLASPAFSVKLYVPFARAGLALMQKFRGNFYVNSYVKAHYLTHNEERISSYNADSLITRAISVRILLGLYEAADRVVNDAAAIITPIQLLISGDDWVVNHAPQHKFYCDLGSNIKERHVLAGFYHDTLGEKDRHIAFEKMRNFIAARFEEPFKQIDQTHADEFGFSRREADWLATPLPKFCPKNLWFKFQRFGMRALSPWVKGLQIGEQTGYDSGSTLDYVYQNEPQGANEFFKFIDKIYLNAIGWRGIRTRKQHIKLALDHVIYSLKQSDSSVNLLDIASGHGRYILDALGINALPDKIYLRDYSKINVQAGREMIKERNLEHIASFEEVNAFEAKSYESLKGGIDLGVVSGLFELFSDNALVKTALDGFANCIRSGGYLIYTNQPFHPQLEMIARVLSSHREGQAWIMRRRSQTEMDQLVANAGFEKVHEWIDDDGIFSVSVAVKR, encoded by the coding sequence ATGGAAATTTTAGAAAAAGAGTTTGAGACGACCGACGGCGTGAAGCTATTTTATCGCTACAAACCATCATTAAACGGTAGCAAAAAGGCTATCGTACTCTTTCACAGAGGGCACGAGCACTCAGGCAGGATGATGTTTGTCGCCGATGAGCTCGGGCTTGATGATTTTAGTTATTTCGCCTGGGACCAAAGGGGACACGGACGAAGTCCCGGTGAGCGCGGTGATGCGCCTAGTATCGGGCGCTTGATAGCCGATGTGAGCGAATTTATAGAGCATATCAAAAGCGAGTATGCTATCTTAGAGCAAGACATCGCCGTCATAGCTCAAAGCGTAGGCGCAGTCATCGCCTCTGCCTGGATACACGACTACGCGCCTAAGATACGCTGCGCGGTGCTGGCAAGCCCTGCTTTTAGCGTGAAGCTTTACGTGCCGTTTGCTAGAGCGGGTCTTGCGCTCATGCAAAAATTTCGCGGGAATTTTTACGTAAATAGCTATGTCAAGGCGCATTATCTCACGCACAACGAGGAGCGTATCAGCTCGTATAACGCCGATAGCCTCATCACGCGCGCTATATCGGTGCGGATCTTGCTGGGCCTTTACGAGGCGGCGGATAGGGTCGTAAACGACGCAGCCGCCATCATCACGCCGATACAGCTTCTAATATCTGGCGATGACTGGGTCGTAAACCACGCCCCGCAGCATAAATTTTACTGCGATCTTGGCTCGAACATTAAAGAGCGTCACGTGCTAGCGGGCTTTTATCACGATACTTTGGGCGAGAAAGACAGACACATCGCCTTTGAAAAGATGAGAAATTTCATCGCCGCGCGCTTTGAAGAGCCCTTTAAACAAATCGATCAAACTCATGCGGACGAGTTTGGCTTTAGCAGGCGGGAGGCCGACTGGCTCGCTACACCGCTACCGAAATTTTGCCCTAAAAATTTGTGGTTTAAATTTCAAAGATTTGGCATGAGGGCGCTCTCACCTTGGGTGAAGGGGCTACAAATCGGCGAGCAAACGGGCTATGATAGCGGCAGCACGCTTGATTACGTCTATCAAAACGAGCCGCAAGGGGCGAATGAATTTTTTAAATTCATAGATAAAATTTACCTAAATGCGATCGGCTGGCGAGGCATCAGGACGCGCAAGCAACATATCAAACTCGCCCTTGATCACGTTATTTACAGTCTTAAGCAAAGTGACTCTAGCGTAAATTTACTAGACATCGCCTCAGGACACGGCAGATACATATTAGACGCGCTTGGCATAAACGCTCTGCCTGATAAAATTTACCTTAGAGATTACAGCAAGATAAACGTCCAGGCCGGGCGCGAGATGATAAAAGAGCGAAATTTAGAGCATATCGCGAGTTTTGAAGAGGTGAATGCCTTTGAAGCAAAAAGCTACGAGAGCCTAAAAGGTGGCATAGATCTTGGCGTAGTTTCGGGGCTTTTTGAGCTTTTTAGCGATAATGCGCTCGTAAAAACGGCGCTTGACGGCTTTGCAAACTGCATACGAAGCGGCGGATACCTAATCTATACGAATCAGCCTTTCCACCCGCAGCTTGAGATGATTGCGCGCGTGCTCTCCAGCCACAGAGAGGGGCAGGCGTGGATAATGCGCCGCAGAAGCCAGACCGAGATGGATCAGCTGGTGGCAAACGCGGGCTTTGAAAAGGTGCACGAGTGGATAGATGACGATGGGATTTTTAGCGTCAGTGTGGCGGTAAAGAGGTAA
- a CDS encoding beta-ketoacyl synthase chain length factor, which produces MILDFKVEFFDAIAFGDVSAKLAGYQRDFDLSHIPPLERRRLSRAAKCAFDLIKGFKKLEMPIVFSSYEGEMNRCFELQSTLAKNEPLSPTSFSLSVHNAISSLLSISMQNRYEISAISAYAPLEYALLAANLRLDEGFDRVLVLAYHEAISQEYFNEHSSSFMAAMIVSKQTSKDKCLSLRQMPKEGGSDENLLLRFLQNFSFEKKCSFKSSDENSTWQWDYEP; this is translated from the coding sequence GTGATACTTGATTTTAAAGTAGAATTTTTCGATGCCATCGCTTTTGGCGACGTGAGTGCCAAGCTTGCGGGGTATCAAAGGGATTTTGATCTTTCGCATATCCCGCCCCTTGAGAGGCGAAGGCTCAGTCGTGCGGCGAAATGTGCGTTTGACCTCATCAAGGGCTTTAAAAAGCTTGAGATGCCTATCGTCTTTAGCTCGTATGAGGGCGAGATGAACCGCTGTTTCGAGCTGCAAAGCACGCTGGCAAAAAACGAGCCGCTCTCGCCGACATCGTTCTCGCTGTCGGTGCATAACGCGATCTCGTCGCTACTTAGCATAAGTATGCAAAACAGATATGAAATTTCAGCGATATCAGCTTACGCGCCGCTTGAATACGCCCTTTTAGCGGCAAATTTAAGGCTTGACGAGGGCTTTGATAGGGTGCTAGTGCTCGCCTATCACGAAGCGATATCGCAGGAGTATTTCAACGAGCATTCCTCATCTTTCATGGCGGCGATGATAGTTTCTAAGCAGACATCAAAAGATAAGTGTCTTAGCCTGCGACAAATGCCAAAAGAGGGTGGAAGCGATGAAAATTTGCTTTTACGATTTTTGCAAAATTTCAGCTTTGAAAAAAAATGCTCGTTTAAAAGTAGCGACGAAAATTCTACCTGGCAGTGGGACTATGAACCTTAG
- a CDS encoding ApeP family dehydratase, whose product MSLADYLPHGSTIVLIDEILEFKEGHIRTRSLIKQDNAFLENGKFAMHKAIEMMAQSLGVYDSKMRELRGEKAGFGFLLASRKFEMFRPFFEVGDEIVIDSVCSIQDESGFGVYDCELFVNGELGARAALNVMSPDEGFVERMLDE is encoded by the coding sequence ATGAGTCTGGCGGATTATTTGCCTCACGGTAGCACGATCGTTTTGATAGATGAAATTTTAGAATTTAAAGAGGGACACATAAGGACGAGAAGCCTCATAAAACAAGACAATGCGTTCCTTGAAAACGGGAAATTCGCGATGCATAAAGCCATAGAGATGATGGCTCAAAGCCTAGGCGTGTATGACTCGAAGATGCGCGAGCTAAGAGGCGAGAAAGCGGGCTTTGGCTTTTTGCTTGCCAGCCGTAAATTTGAGATGTTTAGGCCATTTTTCGAGGTGGGCGACGAGATCGTCATAGACTCTGTCTGCTCGATCCAAGATGAGAGTGGATTTGGCGTGTATGACTGTGAGCTTTTCGTAAATGGCGAGCTTGGCGCGAGGGCGGCTTTAAATGTGATGAGTCCTGATGAAGGATTTGTAGAAAGGATGTTGGATGAATAG
- a CDS encoding phosphopantetheine-binding protein, with amino-acid sequence MKELINEVKELIIESLNLEDMKPSDIDENAPLFNEGLGLDSVDALELGLAVQKRYGLVLDSKTANLKEIFRSVSSLAKYISENRK; translated from the coding sequence ATGAAAGAGCTGATTAACGAGGTAAAGGAGCTTATCATTGAAAGCCTGAATTTAGAGGATATGAAACCAAGCGACATCGATGAGAACGCACCGCTTTTCAACGAAGGGCTTGGTCTTGATAGTGTCGATGCGCTGGAGCTTGGCCTTGCGGTGCAAAAAAGATACGGCCTGGTGCTCGACTCCAAAACGGCAAATTTAAAAGAGATATTTCGCAGTGTCTCAAGCCTCGCGAAATATATATCTGAAAACAGGAAATAG
- a CDS encoding 1-acyl-sn-glycerol-3-phosphate acyltransferase, giving the protein MNLRQIFKQFIAGALFVLFAVICMIGNILFIPIIVFRLNRFKAVENFARDKVASAWKFFIKMTEVFGYLEYKFDLKGEFNAKSQMIIANHPSLLDVVFLVPKFRRINCIVKGSLSKNIFLFAAIRACNYIPNTQNDELLQKSIEVLKSGENLLIFPEGTRTKDEIIFHKAAAYIAVKGAESVSLLAIRMSPRSLKKDQPWYKTPSVRIKYDFKEIFSLDMSKFMTHKPDLVRARRLHEDIIKIYKEEFDERAD; this is encoded by the coding sequence ATGAACCTTAGACAAATTTTTAAGCAGTTCATCGCAGGCGCGTTATTCGTGCTGTTTGCGGTCATTTGCATGATCGGCAACATACTTTTCATACCCATCATCGTTTTTAGGCTAAACAGATTCAAAGCGGTCGAAAATTTTGCACGCGATAAGGTAGCGTCGGCGTGGAAATTTTTTATTAAGATGACAGAGGTGTTTGGGTATTTGGAGTATAAATTTGACCTTAAAGGCGAATTTAACGCTAAGTCGCAAATGATAATAGCAAATCACCCGTCCTTGCTCGATGTCGTATTTTTAGTGCCAAAATTTAGGCGCATAAACTGCATCGTAAAAGGAAGCCTGAGTAAAAATATATTTTTGTTTGCAGCGATCAGAGCTTGCAACTACATACCAAATACCCAAAACGACGAGCTTTTGCAAAAAAGCATCGAGGTGCTCAAAAGCGGAGAAAATTTACTGATCTTTCCCGAGGGCACCAGGACCAAAGATGAGATAATATTTCACAAAGCCGCGGCCTATATCGCCGTAAAAGGCGCTGAGAGCGTATCTTTACTGGCCATAAGGATGTCACCAAGGAGCCTGAAAAAGGATCAACCTTGGTACAAAACGCCAAGCGTAAGGATAAAATACGACTTTAAAGAGATATTTAGCCTTGATATGTCTAAATTTATGACGCATAAACCAGACCTCGTCAGAGCCAGACGGCTGCATGAGGATATTATAAAAATTTATAAGGAGGAATTTGATGAAAGAGCTGATTAA
- the fabG gene encoding 3-oxoacyl-ACP reductase FabG → MNRRVLVTGSSRGIGAAIARRLAGAYEVVLHGKSRSERLLNLADELGAKILNFDVSDTAAAKGAIERDIEANGAYYGVVLNAGITRDNAFVALGDEEWFGVIDTNLNSFYNVLKPALMPMIRTRKPARIVVISSVSGIIGNRGQVNYSASKAGLIGATKALATELASRNITVNCIAPGLIESDMTSEILNSDMAEEALKFIPAKRAGKADEVAPAVEFLLSEGASYITRQVIGVNGGLC, encoded by the coding sequence ATGAATAGGAGGGTCTTGGTGACGGGCTCTAGCAGGGGGATAGGTGCGGCGATCGCAAGGCGGCTTGCGGGGGCTTACGAGGTCGTGCTACACGGCAAGAGTAGAAGCGAGCGGCTTTTAAATTTAGCAGATGAGCTCGGAGCTAAAATTTTAAATTTCGACGTGAGCGACACAGCAGCGGCAAAAGGAGCCATAGAGCGCGACATCGAGGCAAACGGAGCTTACTACGGAGTGGTTTTAAACGCCGGTATCACGAGGGACAACGCTTTCGTCGCACTTGGCGATGAGGAGTGGTTTGGCGTGATAGATACGAATTTAAACAGCTTTTACAACGTGTTAAAGCCGGCTTTAATGCCTATGATACGCACGAGAAAGCCCGCTCGCATAGTCGTGATAAGCTCGGTTTCAGGCATTATAGGCAACCGCGGACAGGTGAATTACTCTGCTAGTAAGGCAGGGCTAATAGGCGCTACAAAAGCCCTGGCTACCGAGCTTGCCTCGCGAAATATCACTGTTAATTGCATCGCTCCCGGCCTCATAGAAAGCGACATGACGAGCGAAATTTTAAACAGCGACATGGCGGAGGAAGCGCTAAAATTTATCCCTGCAAAAAGGGCTGGCAAAGCCGACGAGGTCGCTCCTGCCGTTGAGTTTTTACTAAGCGAGGGGGCTAGCTATATAACAAGACAAGTGATTGGTGTGAATGGGGGGCTTTGCTGA
- a CDS encoding DKNYY domain-containing protein, whose product MTQIRILKMTAIFLLLLACVFVFIIVRMIDDDSWQIEQEGAEFKGSIFHKYKGKIYAEVVGAGDLEIKGADADSFHEFKDDQYKSHVGVDKNAVYCANERTMLDPKALYYIGNNYYGDGKKSVFCSMFARRDDELSSFNLVLGYILYSFGMGDEPILYKNIVREISDTSIKPLLDLNLATSGKNVYYEGEILKDASPSKFRRIKDESSWRNSAFYMADGEHVYFKDKLLAIKDDPSLYQIADFNDVYYLFDPKSGSVYANDFEFDPKFRPFSLINQGREHAYHSLFRGKGGIYYYDDQSGRLYRAGDDPFSGSQKQIAKNVFIDGKNLFYLESLEIRANSRSGGSTLKKRLTFIKRLPIDGITKLGDADLEGSVWKSGDRIYYFDDLGTGQLIKNTIYEVTSPPDVQILLHQTNMQTLRDLISQGRLMPVNGEQILQAQSVYDVGEIPVYVIFFAAFFIIMIGTMRKEPFGFARFKKYEK is encoded by the coding sequence TTGACACAGATTAGAATTTTAAAGATGACCGCCATATTTTTGCTCTTGCTTGCTTGCGTCTTCGTTTTTATCATTGTTAGGATGATCGACGATGATAGCTGGCAGATAGAGCAGGAGGGCGCGGAATTTAAGGGCAGTATATTTCATAAATACAAAGGCAAAATTTATGCCGAGGTCGTAGGTGCCGGCGATCTCGAGATAAAAGGCGCGGACGCGGATAGCTTTCATGAATTTAAAGACGATCAGTATAAATCTCATGTCGGTGTCGATAAAAATGCCGTCTACTGCGCGAACGAGCGCACCATGCTAGATCCAAAAGCGCTTTACTACATAGGAAACAACTACTACGGCGACGGAAAAAAGAGCGTATTTTGCTCGATGTTTGCCAGAAGAGACGACGAACTCTCCTCGTTTAACCTGGTTTTGGGCTACATCCTATACTCCTTTGGCATGGGTGACGAGCCGATCCTTTATAAAAATATCGTGCGCGAAATTTCAGATACGTCTATAAAGCCGCTTTTGGACTTAAACCTCGCTACAAGCGGCAAAAACGTATATTACGAAGGCGAAATTTTAAAAGATGCCAGCCCGTCTAAATTTAGACGCATAAAAGATGAAAGCAGTTGGCGAAACAGCGCTTTTTACATGGCTGACGGTGAGCATGTGTATTTTAAAGACAAGCTTTTAGCTATCAAAGATGATCCTAGCCTTTACCAGATCGCCGATTTTAACGATGTTTATTATCTTTTTGATCCAAAAAGCGGCAGTGTTTATGCTAACGATTTTGAATTTGATCCGAAATTTAGACCCTTTTCACTCATAAATCAAGGCCGTGAGCACGCTTATCACTCGCTTTTTAGAGGCAAGGGCGGGATTTATTATTATGACGATCAAAGCGGTCGGCTCTACCGCGCAGGTGACGATCCTTTCAGCGGCTCGCAAAAGCAAATAGCCAAAAACGTCTTTATAGACGGCAAAAATTTATTCTATCTCGAGTCGCTTGAAATCCGAGCGAACAGTCGAAGTGGCGGTTCGACCTTGAAAAAGCGCCTCACGTTCATAAAGCGCCTACCCATAGATGGCATCACAAAGCTTGGCGATGCGGACTTAGAGGGTAGCGTATGGAAAAGCGGGGATAGGATCTATTATTTTGACGATCTGGGTACGGGGCAGCTTATCAAAAACACGATCTATGAGGTCACGAGCCCGCCTGACGTTCAAATTTTACTACATCAAACGAACATGCAAACGCTACGCGATCTAATAAGTCAAGGACGCCTCATGCCCGTAAATGGCGAGCAGATCTTGCAGGCTCAAAGCGTTTATGACGTGGGCGAAATACCTGTCTATGTCATTTTCTTTGCAGCCTTTTTTATCATCATGATAGGCACTATGAGAAAAGAGCCATTTGGATTTGCAAGATTTAAAAAATATGAAAAATGA
- a CDS encoding phosphatase PAP2/dual specificity phosphatase family protein, with protein sequence MKWFLTRLCYLAVIATFFYASYGFANYFAAMRQNVPEIFFSWERQIPFWAWSIVPYWSLNLLYGFGFLLCKSKAELRRYTLQLFLAQIVASAFFILTPLQISWQKPESSGFFGFLFDSLLAFDKPFNQAPSLHIILSVIVGSLYMSKVRQTWLKCLLFAWFALIVVSVLTTFQHHFIDIPTGLLVGFLVLLFVPLDGEILKPKRNFVTPRHLKQALIYGFFAVLSLFVALAARGWALWLVYISVSFFLVALAYLFFGCEIFRKGQNGRLQTAAKILLFPYLLVARINIFYWLRHDSLYDEILPGIYLGSIVVAPKFCAIFDLTAECEYRPRNAQIYENFALLDMTQPSLIELCSAAAKFNELASLGKRTLVCCALGYGRSAVVLAAWLTRYKNFSVQEAIDLIKSSRKMAVIEGYEDLLQNFKKELKC encoded by the coding sequence ATGAAATGGTTTTTAACGAGACTTTGCTATCTGGCGGTCATAGCTACGTTTTTTTACGCTAGCTACGGCTTTGCCAACTACTTTGCCGCCATGCGTCAAAACGTGCCTGAAATTTTCTTTTCATGGGAGCGGCAGATCCCGTTTTGGGCATGGAGCATAGTGCCTTATTGGTCGCTAAATTTGCTTTACGGCTTTGGCTTTTTACTTTGCAAGAGCAAAGCCGAGCTGAGGCGCTACACCTTGCAGCTGTTTTTAGCCCAGATCGTAGCCAGCGCGTTTTTTATCCTGACGCCGCTTCAAATTTCATGGCAAAAGCCTGAGAGCTCGGGATTTTTTGGCTTTTTGTTTGACAGTCTTTTAGCCTTTGATAAGCCCTTTAATCAAGCCCCGTCGCTTCATATCATCCTAAGCGTCATCGTCGGCTCGCTTTATATGAGTAAAGTGCGTCAGACATGGCTAAAATGCCTGCTGTTTGCGTGGTTCGCGCTCATAGTAGTCTCGGTGCTAACGACCTTCCAACATCATTTCATCGATATCCCGACCGGGCTTTTGGTGGGATTTTTAGTGCTTTTGTTCGTACCGCTTGATGGTGAAATTTTAAAGCCAAAGAGAAATTTCGTAACGCCAAGACATCTAAAGCAAGCCCTCATTTACGGCTTTTTTGCCGTGCTTAGCCTATTTGTCGCGCTGGCTGCCCGCGGCTGGGCGCTTTGGCTGGTCTATATTAGCGTCAGCTTTTTTCTTGTCGCGCTTGCGTATTTGTTTTTTGGGTGTGAAATTTTTAGGAAAGGTCAAAACGGCAGGCTGCAAACGGCGGCTAAAATTTTGCTTTTTCCGTATCTGCTGGTTGCTCGCATAAATATATTTTATTGGCTTAGACATGATAGCCTTTATGATGAAATTTTACCCGGTATTTATCTGGGTTCTATCGTCGTTGCGCCCAAATTCTGTGCTATTTTCGACCTGACCGCCGAGTGCGAATACCGCCCGCGAAACGCTCAAATTTATGAAAATTTCGCCCTTCTTGATATGACGCAACCAAGCTTGATCGAGCTTTGCTCGGCAGCGGCTAAATTTAACGAGCTTGCCAGTCTTGGCAAGAGGACGCTTGTTTGCTGCGCGCTTGGATACGGGCGCAGTGCGGTGGTGCTCGCCGCGTGGCTTACCCGGTATAAAAATTTTAGCGTGCAAGAGGCTATAGATCTCATAAAAAGCTCGCGCAAAATGGCGGTCATAGAAGGATACGAAGATTTACTGCAAAATTTTAAAAAGGAGCTAAAATGCTAA